In Epilithonimonas zeae, a single window of DNA contains:
- a CDS encoding glycosyltransferase, with the protein MEIVCKKDWEWKTEIAAQNIQLRISIFVIVKHLVIIGLVIPEPASTAAGHRMMQLIQLFSEANHKITFLTASNNIEFSEKIEIEKIEINNESFNEKIKKLNPDIVLFDRYVTEEQFGWRVSENCPKALKIIDTEDLHFLREARRKAFVEKREVNNEDLVNDIFKREIASILRCDLSLIISEFEFQLLTEKFKINPNILFYIPFLTEKIEKNKTSFQKRQHFVSIGNFLHEPNWQTVLKLKSFWKSIRKQLPEAELHIYGAYATEKVFQLHNEKEGFLVKGRADDVESLFNQYRVLLAPIPFGAGLKGKLLESMRFGLPNVTSSIGAEAMHKDLPWNGFIEDSDEDFVEKAIELYKNESFWNQANENAFVILNEVFDKKLYANQFWKKISKIENHLENHRTENYLGKILQHHQLNSTKYMSRWIEEKNKK; encoded by the coding sequence ATGGAAATCGTCTGCAAAAAAGATTGGGAGTGGAAGACGGAAATAGCTGCCCAAAATATTCAATTAAGAATCTCTATTTTTGTTATTGTGAAACATCTTGTCATTATTGGTCTCGTCATTCCGGAGCCTGCTTCTACAGCTGCAGGTCACAGAATGATGCAGCTCATCCAATTGTTCTCGGAAGCGAATCACAAAATCACTTTTTTGACAGCTTCCAACAATATCGAATTCTCAGAAAAAATTGAAATCGAAAAAATTGAAATCAACAACGAAAGTTTTAATGAAAAAATAAAAAAACTCAATCCTGATATTGTGCTTTTTGACCGTTATGTAACAGAAGAGCAATTTGGCTGGCGGGTTTCTGAAAATTGTCCAAAAGCTTTGAAAATTATTGACACAGAAGATTTACATTTCCTTAGAGAAGCAAGGCGAAAAGCTTTTGTTGAGAAAAGGGAAGTTAATAATGAAGATTTGGTTAATGATATTTTCAAGAGAGAAATAGCTTCGATTTTGCGTTGTGATTTGTCTTTGATTATTTCGGAATTTGAGTTTCAGTTGTTGACGGAGAAATTTAAAATCAATCCGAATATTCTGTTTTATATTCCGTTTTTAACTGAAAAGATTGAGAAAAATAAGACTTCTTTTCAAAAAAGGCAACATTTTGTAAGCATCGGTAATTTCCTCCACGAACCTAATTGGCAAACTGTTTTGAAACTGAAATCTTTTTGGAAATCAATCCGAAAACAACTTCCGGAAGCAGAACTTCATATTTATGGTGCTTATGCTACGGAAAAAGTTTTCCAGTTGCACAATGAGAAAGAAGGATTTTTGGTAAAAGGAAGAGCAGACGATGTTGAATCACTTTTTAATCAATACAGAGTTTTACTAGCTCCCATTCCTTTTGGTGCAGGATTGAAAGGAAAACTTTTGGAAAGTATGCGGTTTGGATTGCCCAATGTAACGTCATCAATTGGTGCAGAAGCAATGCACAAAGATTTGCCTTGGAATGGTTTTATCGAGGATTCTGATGAGGACTTTGTAGAAAAAGCAATTGAGTTATATAAAAATGAATCTTTTTGGAATCAGGCTAATGAAAATGCTTTTGTGATTTTGAATGAAGTTTTTGATAAAAAATTATACGCCAATCAGTTTTGGAAAAAAATTTCTAAAATTGAGAATCATCTGGAAAATCATCGGACAGAAAATTATCTCGGAAAAATCCTGCAACATCATCAATTGAATTCGACAAAATATATGAGTCGGTGGATTGAGGAGAAAAATAAAAAATAA
- a CDS encoding DUF1835 domain-containing protein — protein MKNIFHITNGDYLAEDLKKTSIEGRIIVCREALISGNLKAESLEEFWEIRAKSISEDYNVSKESYYEKSVSEFEKVLNISEDSEVNLWFEDDLFCQINLWFCVSLLSTIKDLKIYRVFPKTASENHWKGFADSDNSDLEKSLKSRVLFNKNDIKLTLNLWKAYQNNDIDSLKQLSENQSDCFQFLKEVIEAYINIKPEDFIKNQIENGLTDFDSVFKKFQEELGMFGFGDLQVKKIYDKVLNKK, from the coding sequence TTGAAGAATATCTTTCACATAACCAATGGCGACTATCTTGCTGAAGATTTGAAGAAAACTTCAATCGAAGGAAGGATAATTGTTTGTCGTGAGGCTTTGATTTCTGGAAATTTGAAAGCTGAATCCTTAGAAGAATTTTGGGAAATAAGAGCAAAATCTATTTCTGAAGATTATAATGTTTCCAAGGAAAGTTATTATGAAAAATCAGTTTCGGAATTTGAAAAAGTTCTGAATATTTCTGAAGATTCCGAAGTCAATCTTTGGTTTGAAGATGATTTGTTTTGTCAGATTAATTTGTGGTTTTGTGTTTCTTTACTCTCAACTATTAAAGATTTAAAAATCTATCGAGTTTTTCCTAAAACAGCTTCTGAAAATCATTGGAAAGGTTTTGCAGATTCAGACAATTCTGATTTGGAAAAATCTTTGAAATCTAGAGTTTTATTTAATAAAAATGATATCAAATTAACTCTCAATCTTTGGAAAGCTTATCAAAATAATGATATCGATTCTTTGAAACAATTATCTGAAAATCAATCCGATTGCTTTCAATTTTTAAAAGAAGTTATCGAAGCTTATATCAATATTAAGCCGGAAGATTTTATTAAAAATCAAATTGAAAACGGATTGACAGATTTTGATTCTGTCTTTAAAAAATTTCAAGAAGAATTAGGAATGTTTGGTTTCGGAGATTTGCAGGTCAAGAAGATTTATGATAAAGTTTTGAACAAGAAATAA
- a CDS encoding GMP reductase — MRIENEIKLGFKDVMFRPKRSTLKSRSEVTIEREFTFLHTQKKWSGVPLIAANMDTVGTFEMAEALYKDKIITAIHKHYSVQEWSDFLKDKNDDFYQYIALSTGTGKADEEKIKTILDANPKIQFLCIDVANGYSEHFVQFVKKARENFPDKIIIAGNVVTGEMVEELILAGADIIKVGIGPGSVCTTRVKTGVGYPQLSAIIECADAAHGLGGQIIGDGGCKVPGDVAKAFGGGSDFVMLGGMFAGHDESGGELITENGKTFRLFYGMSSQTAMDKHSGGVAEYRASEGKTVKVPYKGPVSETVKDILGGVRSTCTYVGASKLKELSKRTTFIRVQEQENQVFNG, encoded by the coding sequence ATGCGAATAGAAAACGAAATCAAGTTAGGGTTCAAAGATGTGATGTTTCGTCCGAAGCGTTCCACACTCAAATCCCGTTCAGAAGTGACTATAGAAAGAGAATTCACTTTTCTACATACTCAGAAAAAATGGAGCGGCGTTCCGTTGATTGCGGCCAATATGGACACAGTCGGAACTTTCGAAATGGCAGAGGCGCTTTACAAAGACAAAATCATTACAGCAATTCATAAGCATTATTCTGTACAGGAATGGTCTGATTTTCTGAAAGATAAAAACGATGACTTCTACCAATACATTGCATTGAGCACAGGAACTGGAAAAGCTGACGAAGAAAAAATCAAAACGATTCTGGATGCCAATCCCAAAATTCAGTTTTTATGTATTGATGTTGCGAATGGCTACTCCGAACATTTTGTTCAATTTGTAAAAAAAGCAAGAGAAAATTTTCCTGATAAAATCATCATTGCTGGGAATGTTGTAACCGGCGAAATGGTAGAAGAACTGATTTTGGCTGGTGCTGACATTATCAAAGTTGGAATTGGTCCAGGTTCTGTTTGTACGACTCGTGTGAAAACAGGCGTTGGTTATCCTCAACTTTCTGCAATTATCGAATGTGCTGATGCTGCTCACGGTTTAGGCGGTCAAATCATCGGCGATGGAGGCTGCAAAGTACCTGGAGACGTGGCCAAAGCTTTTGGTGGCGGTTCAGATTTCGTAATGTTGGGAGGGATGTTTGCCGGGCACGACGAAAGTGGCGGTGAACTCATCACAGAAAATGGAAAAACTTTCCGATTATTTTATGGAATGAGTTCTCAAACAGCGATGGATAAACATTCCGGAGGTGTTGCAGAATATCGTGCTTCCGAAGGAAAAACGGTGAAAGTTCCTTATAAAGGTCCAGTTTCAGAAACAGTAAAAGATATTTTGGGAGGCGTTCGTTCGACTTGTACTTATGTCGGCGCATCTAAGTTGAAAGAATTGTCTAAAAGAACAACTTTTATCCGAGTTCAAGAGCAGGAAAATCAGGTTTTTAACGGATAA